The following are from one region of the Streptomyces changanensis genome:
- a CDS encoding ComEA family DNA-binding protein, with the protein MQLRCGLERRTLAALAVLLVVGVVLAGRLFWSGRPETVHAPEVVVRAEPTATTPADPVPPVDRQVAAPPAAPSVVVVDVSGEVRRPGVLRLPTGARVVDALRAAGGVPPGTDTTGLNRARVLVDGEHILVGVPATAGPPGMPAAAPEGAAGVAPAGGPISLNSATVEQLDTLPGVGPVLARHIVDHRTRHGGFRSVEELREVRGIGTRRFADLRTLVRP; encoded by the coding sequence GTGCAGCTCCGGTGCGGGCTCGAACGCCGCACGCTGGCCGCGCTCGCCGTCCTGCTCGTCGTGGGCGTCGTGCTCGCCGGACGCCTCTTCTGGTCAGGTCGCCCCGAGACGGTCCACGCCCCGGAGGTGGTGGTGCGCGCCGAGCCCACGGCCACCACTCCGGCGGACCCCGTACCACCCGTCGACCGTCAGGTCGCCGCGCCACCGGCGGCGCCGTCCGTGGTCGTCGTCGACGTGAGCGGCGAGGTGCGGCGTCCCGGTGTGCTGAGGCTGCCGACCGGCGCCCGGGTCGTCGACGCGCTGCGGGCGGCCGGGGGCGTCCCGCCGGGCACGGACACGACCGGACTCAACAGGGCCCGTGTCCTGGTCGACGGCGAACACATCCTGGTCGGGGTGCCCGCGACCGCCGGCCCGCCGGGGATGCCCGCGGCCGCCCCGGAGGGCGCCGCCGGAGTCGCCCCCGCGGGCGGGCCGATCAGCCTCAACAGCGCCACCGTCGAGCAGCTCGACACGTTGCCCGGCGTGGGACCGGTCCTCGCCCGCCACATCGTCGACCACCGCACGCGGCACGGGGGCTTCCGGTCCGTGGAGGAGCTGCGGGAGGTACGCGGCATCGGCACCCGCCGGTTCGCCGACCTCCGTACGCTCGTCAGGCCGTGA
- a CDS encoding DegV family protein, whose product MSRHVAIVTDSTAYLPPQTMERHGISAVPLTVVLGDRALEEGTEISARSLAQALQKRRSVTTSRPSPEVFAARYREVAETGATGIVSLHLSAELSGTYEAALLAAREAPVPVRVVDTGMVAMALGFCALAAAEAAQAGCTLDEAVAAAEKRAAGTSAYFYVDTLDYLRRGGRIGAARALLGSALAVKPLLELTGGRIEPREKVRTASKAIARLEEIAVERAGRAPVDIAVHHLAAADRAETLAGHLRERVPGLADLHVSEVGAVIGAHTGPGLLGVVVAQR is encoded by the coding sequence ATGTCCCGCCATGTCGCGATCGTCACCGACTCCACGGCCTACCTGCCGCCACAGACGATGGAGCGGCACGGTATCAGCGCGGTACCGCTGACCGTGGTCCTGGGGGACCGGGCCCTGGAGGAGGGCACCGAGATCTCGGCGCGGTCCCTCGCGCAGGCCCTGCAGAAGCGGCGCTCCGTCACCACGTCACGGCCCAGCCCCGAGGTGTTCGCCGCCCGCTACCGCGAGGTCGCCGAGACGGGCGCCACCGGCATCGTCTCGCTGCACCTGTCGGCGGAGCTGTCCGGCACGTACGAGGCCGCGCTGCTCGCCGCCCGCGAGGCGCCGGTACCGGTCCGGGTCGTCGACACCGGGATGGTCGCGATGGCGCTGGGCTTCTGCGCCCTCGCGGCGGCCGAGGCCGCGCAGGCCGGATGCACCCTGGACGAGGCCGTCGCGGCGGCCGAGAAGCGCGCCGCCGGCACGTCCGCGTACTTCTACGTCGACACCCTCGACTACCTGCGCCGCGGCGGGCGCATCGGCGCGGCCCGTGCCCTGCTCGGCTCCGCCCTGGCCGTGAAACCGCTGCTGGAGCTGACCGGCGGGCGGATCGAACCGCGGGAGAAGGTCCGCACCGCGTCGAAGGCCATCGCACGGCTGGAGGAGATCGCCGTCGAACGGGCGGGCAGGGCCCCCGTCGACATCGCCGTGCACCACCTCGCCGCGGCCGACCGGGCGGAGACGCTCGCCGGGCACCTGCGCGAACGCGTTCCCGGGCTGGCCGACCTCCACGTCAGCGAAGTCGGCGCCGTGATCGGCGCGCACACCGGGCCGGGGTTGCTCGGAGTGGTCGTCGCACAGCGGTGA
- the leuS gene encoding leucine--tRNA ligase, protein MTETNSAAETAAPHRYTAAMAADIEARWQDFWDAEGTYAAPNPVGDLAGDPQAVARPKKFIMDMFPYPSGAGLHVGHPLGYIATDVYARYQRMTGHNVLHTLGFDAFGLPAEQYAVQTGTHPRVSTEANIENMKAQLRRLGLGHDKRRSFATIDPEYYKWTQWIFLQIFDSWYDEEAGKARPIAELVALFESGERPVPGTTRAWSELSAAERAEVLGDYRLAYASDAPVNWCPGLGTVLANEEVTADGRSERGNYPVFKAKLRQWNMRITAYADRLLDDLDALDWPEAIKLQQRNWIGRSEGARVDFAVGDDAITVFTTRPDTLFGATYMVLAPEHELIEKIVPEAWPAGTQALWTGGHATPALAVDAYRKQAAAKSDVERQADAKEKTGVFTGAYAVNPVSGERVPVFIADYVLMGYGTGAIMAVPAHDTRDFAFARAFDLPMRCVVEPADDRGTDPAAWDDAFDSYDARIMASTNDDVSLDGLGVVEAKARVTEWLETRGIGEGTVNYRLRDWLFSRQRYWGEPFPIVYDEDGVAHPLPESMLPLELPEVDDYAPRTFDPDDADTQPETPLSRNADWVNVTLDLGDGPKRYRRETNTMPNWAGSCWYELRYLDPHNSDKLVDPEIEQYWMGPRDGMPHGGVDLYVGGAEHAVLHLLYARFWSKVLFDLGHVSSAEPFHRLFNQGMIQAFVYRDARGIAVPAAEVEERDAAFWYGGEKVSRVLGKMGKSLKNAVTPDEICAEYGADTLRLYEMAMGPLDVSRPWDTRAVVGQYRLLQRLWRNIVDESTGEVTVVDAEPDEDTLRALHKAVDGVSQDMAAMRFNTAIAKITELNNHLTKSGGAVSRSVAERLVLLVAPLAPHIAEELWRRLGHTGSVVHEEFPAADPAYVVDESVTCVVQIKGKVKARLEVSPAITDAELEALALADPAVVAALGGAGIRKVIARAPKLVNIVPA, encoded by the coding sequence ATGACCGAGACGAATTCGGCTGCCGAGACGGCGGCCCCGCATCGTTATACGGCGGCCATGGCGGCCGACATCGAGGCACGCTGGCAGGACTTCTGGGACGCCGAGGGGACCTATGCGGCGCCCAACCCCGTGGGTGACCTGGCGGGCGACCCGCAGGCTGTCGCCCGGCCCAAGAAGTTCATCATGGACATGTTCCCGTACCCCTCCGGCGCCGGCCTCCACGTCGGCCACCCGCTGGGCTACATCGCGACCGACGTGTACGCCCGGTACCAGCGCATGACCGGCCACAACGTCCTGCACACCCTGGGCTTCGACGCGTTCGGCCTGCCCGCCGAGCAGTACGCCGTCCAGACCGGCACGCACCCCCGGGTGTCGACCGAGGCGAACATCGAGAACATGAAGGCCCAGCTGCGCCGGCTGGGCCTGGGCCACGACAAGCGCCGGTCGTTCGCCACGATCGACCCCGAGTACTACAAGTGGACCCAGTGGATCTTCCTGCAGATCTTCGACTCCTGGTACGACGAGGAGGCCGGGAAGGCCCGCCCGATCGCCGAGCTGGTCGCCCTCTTCGAGAGCGGTGAACGGCCCGTACCGGGCACCACGCGCGCGTGGAGCGAGCTGAGCGCCGCCGAGCGCGCCGAGGTGCTGGGCGACTACCGCCTGGCCTACGCCTCCGACGCGCCGGTCAACTGGTGCCCCGGCCTGGGCACCGTCCTGGCCAACGAGGAGGTCACCGCCGACGGCCGCTCCGAGCGCGGCAACTACCCGGTCTTCAAGGCCAAGCTGCGCCAGTGGAACATGCGCATCACCGCCTACGCCGACCGACTGCTGGACGACCTGGACGCGCTGGACTGGCCCGAGGCCATCAAGCTGCAGCAGCGCAACTGGATCGGCCGTTCCGAGGGCGCCCGCGTCGACTTCGCCGTCGGCGACGACGCCATCACCGTCTTCACCACGCGCCCCGACACCCTGTTCGGCGCCACCTACATGGTGCTGGCCCCCGAGCACGAACTGATCGAGAAGATCGTGCCGGAGGCGTGGCCGGCCGGCACGCAGGCGCTGTGGACCGGCGGACACGCCACCCCGGCCCTGGCCGTCGACGCGTACCGCAAGCAGGCCGCCGCCAAGTCCGACGTCGAGCGGCAGGCCGACGCCAAGGAGAAGACCGGTGTCTTCACCGGCGCCTACGCGGTCAATCCCGTCAGCGGCGAGCGGGTCCCCGTCTTCATCGCCGACTACGTCCTGATGGGGTACGGCACCGGCGCCATCATGGCCGTCCCGGCGCACGACACCCGCGACTTCGCCTTCGCCCGCGCCTTCGACCTGCCCATGCGCTGCGTCGTCGAGCCGGCCGACGACCGGGGCACGGACCCTGCCGCGTGGGACGACGCGTTCGACTCGTACGACGCGCGGATCATGGCCTCCACCAACGACGACGTGTCCCTGGACGGCCTGGGCGTCGTCGAGGCCAAGGCGCGCGTCACCGAGTGGCTGGAGACCCGCGGCATCGGCGAGGGCACCGTCAACTACCGGCTGCGCGACTGGCTGTTCAGCCGCCAGCGGTACTGGGGCGAGCCCTTCCCGATCGTCTACGACGAGGACGGCGTCGCCCACCCGCTGCCCGAGTCGATGCTGCCCCTGGAGCTGCCGGAGGTCGACGACTACGCGCCGCGCACCTTCGACCCGGACGACGCCGACACGCAGCCCGAGACGCCCCTGTCGCGCAACGCGGACTGGGTGAACGTCACGCTGGACCTGGGAGACGGCCCCAAGCGGTACCGCCGCGAGACCAACACCATGCCCAACTGGGCCGGTTCCTGCTGGTACGAGCTGCGCTACCTGGACCCCCACAACAGCGACAAGCTGGTCGACCCGGAGATCGAGCAGTACTGGATGGGCCCGCGGGACGGCATGCCGCACGGCGGTGTCGACCTGTACGTCGGCGGCGCCGAACACGCCGTCCTGCACCTGCTGTACGCGCGGTTCTGGTCCAAGGTGCTGTTCGACCTGGGCCACGTCTCGTCCGCCGAGCCGTTCCACCGGCTGTTCAACCAGGGCATGATCCAGGCGTTCGTCTACCGTGACGCGCGCGGCATCGCCGTCCCGGCCGCCGAGGTCGAGGAGCGCGACGCTGCCTTCTGGTACGGGGGCGAGAAGGTCAGCCGCGTCCTCGGCAAGATGGGCAAGTCCCTGAAGAACGCCGTCACCCCGGACGAGATCTGTGCCGAGTACGGCGCCGACACGCTGCGCCTGTACGAGATGGCCATGGGCCCCCTGGACGTGTCCCGGCCGTGGGACACGCGCGCGGTGGTGGGCCAGTACCGGCTGCTGCAGCGGCTGTGGCGCAACATCGTCGACGAGTCGACCGGCGAGGTCACCGTCGTCGACGCGGAGCCGGACGAGGACACGCTGCGCGCCCTGCACAAGGCCGTCGACGGCGTGTCCCAGGACATGGCCGCGATGCGCTTCAACACCGCCATCGCCAAGATCACCGAGCTGAACAACCACCTGACGAAGTCGGGTGGCGCGGTGTCCCGGTCGGTCGCCGAGCGGCTGGTCCTGCTGGTCGCGCCGTTGGCCCCGCACATCGCCGAGGAGCTGTGGCGCAGGCTGGGCCACACCGGCTCGGTCGTCCACGAGGAGTTCCCGGCCGCCGACCCGGCGTACGTCGTGGACGAGTCGGTGACCTGCGTCGTGCAGATCAAGGGCAAGGTCAAGGCGCGTCTGGAGGTTTCGCCGGCCATCACGGACGCGGAGCTGGAGGCGCTGGCGCTGGCGGACCCGGCGGTCGTGGCCGCCCTGGGTGGCGCCGGCATCCGCAAGGTGATCGCGCGGGCGCCGAAGCTCGTGAACATCGTCCCGGCGTGA